In the Zingiber officinale cultivar Zhangliang chromosome 5A, Zo_v1.1, whole genome shotgun sequence genome, AACTGATGCTTGCTTCATTATCAAGAACTATGCAACATGTTTGCCAAAATTTAAGGGTTGTCACCAATAAGGAGCTAGCAGATGATTCGACATTATGGGTAAATAAAATGATTCCTCCAAACTTTTTGATGGAAAGTTCTTCGCCTGAAGCAGAACCAGGTAAAATAGATCACACTGTCACTACTATTGAAGGTCAGATAACAAGGATGTCTAGGGATGTTGCACCTTTATCAAATACAGAAGGAGGCTTGAAGAAAAAAACAAGCCAAGATGATCATAAGGATGAAATAGAAAGATTTGGTATCATAAGGGACAGAGATGATGTTGAAGTGATATCAAATGCACTAAATATATCTTCAATGCATAAGCAGCATCCAGTAGACATGGGCAAAGATGATAGTGATAATGAAAATTCTATGAATTTTGGTAGTAGTAGTAATCCGGTGGTGGCAAAGACAACAGCAAAGAGGCACAGAAAACCAGAGAAGAATGTCAGTTTGGAAGTTCTTCAGAAATATTTTTCTGGTAGCCTGAAAGATGCTGCAAAGAGTGTCGGTGGTAAGGTTCATTCTCTATTGGAAAAGCCAACATGGGTTAGATAATTATTTTtctcctttaattttttttatttatgtttctttgtTTAATAACTTCCTTTTCTCAACAGAAAGTGTCATGACTAAATATAGTGATACTAAatttcttcttgttctttctttctCTTTGTTAAATAAAGTCATACATTGATTCCTCAAAGGAAACTTTGATTCTGATATGATGGAACATAATACAAATTAGTTTCAATGGAAGCGTAAGGATCCAAGATCTTAGTGTAACTCTTGAGTTGAACTCTTCCTAGCTAAGTGTTGCTTGTGTTGTTTGGTTCTTTTGCTGCATATTTGTCAACTTGGAAGTGAAGACTAGGAAAGGGAAACAACATTATTAGATGGTAGCTGGTGCCTAGGTGGCCTGTattaaaatgacaaaaaaaatggATATAGGATTCAAGTGCACCAATGAGTCCTTGTTTCTTCAAATTTGGATATAGAAATTATGAAGAGAGATGTACAGAAAAGATAGGGTTGCTGAGATGTGAATGTTGAGATGGATGTATCATGATACAATAaagaatgaaataaaaaaatatcaatatcCGAGATCAGATAGGCGGAGCTATGCCACAATGATGATAAAATAAGAGATATAAGTTGAGATGGTGCAAACTGTAAACATGTCAAAAGGTGAACAATTGATTATAGTGACAAGAGTTAAATCATAGTTGTAAGCAGTAGGAGACCAAAGAAAACTTAATTTAACAGAATaatgattttattaatttaagtATTACATTTGATGTAGCTTTCCATATTACATTTGATGTAGCTTTCCATAGAGATAAGCTCTATGTAACTAATCCCAGATCATTGGGACATGATGATGGAAGGAAGCACAATTGGCTAAAAAGGATCACCATAGACTACAATTTTTTGCTTTTAAGTTATCTATAATCTGACTACAACTTGGGGCTTACTCTTGGTCATATTTATGGTAGTTTAGTTTTTAGGGGAAATTCCATTTACCACAGATTTTACATTTTTAACAAATGGCCCTCtagagttttttttaattaaaatgaaaattttcttaGTTTTTGTGATGGTACCTTACCAGGTTATATGGATGCCCTTTCTGTCTCTACTGCTGCAATGATTCAGTTATTTTTCATTTCAACTATACTTGTGGGACAAGTTGCATAGTTCAATCAATCTGACTAATGATACTGTTGTCTATTAACTTTTCATGTGCTAGTGTGCCCTACTACACTTAAAAGAATCTGTCGGCAGCATGGAATAACTCGTTGGCCTTCCCGGAAGATAAAGAAAGTAGACCACTCTTTAAAGAAACTGCAGGTTGTTATTGACTCAGTTCATGGAGCTGATAAAGCCATTCAACTAAgttccctgtataaaaatttcaCAACAGTACCCATCTCAGAGAAGAATTCATCAGGAGACTCTCAAGATAGAAACTCGTCAGGAGATTTTCCAGTATCCAAATCGATCCAACATGACTGTCCAAATACTAATCAGGACGTAGATGCTAGATCAAGTCATCACCATTCATCATCTTCTCACTCATCATGCAGTCAAACTTCGACTCCAAGTCTCTCATCTCCAGGTGGAGAACAGCACTGTATTCAGATTGCTAACCCTGGAATGAAGCAAGAAGAAAACCATGAGAAAATTAGTGGTATTCCTCAGGGAGCAAATAGGGAGATGGATTTGCATCTGTCATCTCAAAGCACATGGATTTATCCTAATGAATTTCAGAGTCACAAATCACTTGGAGAGCATTATTCTTCTTTGGAGCCTACTGGAAATCTTAAAAGCAATTGGATGATAGTAAAAGCCACATATGGTGAAGAGAAAGTTAGGATACGATTAGATCCTAGTTGGAACTTTGAAAAGTTGAGACATGAGATCTTGAAGAGGTTCAATATAGTTGTTGAAAATTCTGTGAATCTCCATTACGTCGATGATGAGTCGGAGTGGGTTTTACTAACATGTGATGCAGATCTTCAGGAGTGCATTCATATATATAGATTGTCAGATGTTCAAACAATAAAAATTTCTGTCCAAGAAATTGGTACTCATGGACCATAGCATCTCCATGTAACATCTGATGGAGTTCATCATTTGGAGGCCAATCTGCTTTCTTCCAGCTATGGAATTTTTCAATGATGGCCTGATCTTAGCAATGATCTGTGACCATGTATCTATCAGTGTGGATTGTTGGCCATGGACTCTCAAACACATGCAATGCtccatgctgaaatgctaatgc is a window encoding:
- the LOC121982146 gene encoding protein NLP1-like, coding for MDAVPESSPARNLSDGAADLDFLDQFFSGDGWLEFPEFLDEFQSDTPKSISPFNPMSFSPLFEVNDNNPNPGMLETCYREGIGKPDASTCLPGDEYMNENLSSETRTSWQIQPGASSFSVEEKIVRVLDHFKEIQRDGEVLVQLWVPVKRGDQMFLTTYGQPFSLDPNCERLVNYRQVSTSYQFSAEESSGKALGLPGRVFIGRLPEWTPDVRYFNSYEYPRVDYAQRFGIRGSIGIPVFDHGRRSCLGVVEVIMTTQKINYTFELEKICNALQEVDLSSSSTVIVPQIKVSSDSYQAAVSEILEVLKTVCKIHMLPLAQTWVLCTQQGKKGFRHSDENYRECVSTADAACYVNDPSMIDFYEACSEYHLLKGQGIVGRAFITNQPCFFPDVTTFSKTEYPLVHHAKLFGLKGAVAIRLRSILTGNADFVLEFFLPTNCLLIEDQKLMLASLSRTMQHVCQNLRVVTNKELADDSTLWVNKMIPPNFLMESSSPEAEPGKIDHTVTTIEGQITRMSRDVAPLSNTEGGLKKKTSQDDHKDEIERFGIIRDRDDVEVISNALNISSMHKQHPVDMGKDDSDNENSMNFGSSSNPVVAKTTAKRHRKPEKNVSLEVLQKYFSGSLKDAAKSVGVCPTTLKRICRQHGITRWPSRKIKKVDHSLKKLQVVIDSVHGADKAIQLSSLYKNFTTVPISEKNSSGDSQDRNSSGDFPVSKSIQHDCPNTNQDVDARSSHHHSSSSHSSCSQTSTPSLSSPGGEQHCIQIANPGMKQEENHEKISGIPQGANREMDLHLSSQSTWIYPNEFQSHKSLGEHYSSLEPTGNLKSNWMIVKATYGEEKVRIRLDPSWNFEKLRHEILKRFNIVVENSVNLHYVDDESEWVLLTCDADLQECIHIYRLSDVQTIKISVQEIGTHGP